A stretch of the Haloarcula ordinaria genome encodes the following:
- a CDS encoding DsrE/DsrF/DrsH-like family protein produces MSTDDASASDPTPDVARLEARVEELESELAAVRDDLADDQQKMVIIATKGTLDMAYPPLILASTAAAFGYDVTVFHTFWGLEILHEEHSSDLQLSAVGNPNMPMPNAIAALPGMDAMTSRMMRKRIADNDVASVEELIQMSLDTGVDLQACQMTIDLLEYDEDDFYDGVTVGVGAATAFQEMVDADIQLLV; encoded by the coding sequence ATGAGTACCGACGACGCGTCCGCGAGCGACCCCACGCCGGACGTCGCCCGGCTCGAGGCGAGAGTCGAGGAGCTGGAGTCGGAGCTCGCGGCGGTCAGAGACGACCTCGCGGACGACCAACAGAAGATGGTCATCATCGCCACGAAAGGGACCCTCGATATGGCCTACCCGCCGCTCATCCTCGCGAGCACGGCGGCCGCCTTCGGCTACGACGTGACCGTCTTCCACACGTTCTGGGGGCTCGAGATACTCCACGAGGAGCACTCCTCGGACCTCCAGCTGAGCGCCGTCGGCAACCCCAACATGCCGATGCCAAACGCCATCGCGGCGCTGCCCGGGATGGACGCGATGACCTCGCGTATGATGCGAAAGCGAATCGCGGATAACGACGTCGCCAGCGTCGAGGAGCTCATCCAGATGTCGCTGGACACCGGGGTCGACCTGCAGGCCTGTCAGATGACCATCGACCTGCTCGAATACGACGAGGACGACTTCTACGACGGCGTCACCGTCGGCGTCGGCGCGGCCACCGCCTTCCAGGAGATGGTCGACGCTGACATCCAGCTGCTGGTCTGA
- a CDS encoding sulfurtransferase TusA family protein: protein MNSDIDVTETLDVRGENCPMPVIKTKQAVDGIAEGETLEVLATDPGSMSDIGGWAESTANVELVDQQESDEAGETVFRHFVARVA from the coding sequence ATGAATTCAGATATCGACGTCACCGAAACGCTGGACGTGCGCGGCGAGAACTGCCCGATGCCGGTCATCAAGACCAAGCAAGCCGTCGACGGTATCGCCGAGGGCGAGACCCTCGAGGTGCTGGCGACGGACCCAGGCAGCATGAGCGACATCGGCGGCTGGGCCGAGTCGACAGCGAACGTGGAACTGGTCGACCAGCAGGAGAGCGACGAGGCCGGCGAGACGGTGTTCCGACACTTCGTCGCCAGGGTGGCATGA
- a CDS encoding YeeE/YedE family protein, whose product MTALAQLAFAPELFPNGVAQYLIGGFFVGFGISVIYLGTGIIAGNSTFLETSLSYVSKLPRFNIPRFVESRDWRVLFTASIILGAVAYKAIFDPSIFVTEVQWWRLLGGGVLVGIGTRIGKGCTAGHGVCGVGSVSRTSLVNVALFVGTAIVVALGVAAMGVTP is encoded by the coding sequence ATGACGGCGCTCGCACAGCTCGCGTTCGCACCGGAGCTGTTCCCGAACGGCGTCGCCCAGTATCTCATCGGCGGGTTCTTCGTCGGGTTCGGGATCAGCGTCATCTACCTGGGCACCGGCATCATCGCCGGGAACAGCACGTTCCTCGAGACGTCGCTCTCCTACGTCTCGAAACTCCCGCGGTTCAACATCCCGCGGTTCGTCGAGTCCCGTGACTGGCGCGTCCTGTTCACCGCGAGCATCATTCTCGGCGCCGTCGCCTACAAAGCCATCTTCGACCCGTCCATCTTCGTCACCGAAGTGCAGTGGTGGCGTCTCCTGGGCGGCGGTGTCCTCGTCGGAATAGGGACGCGAATCGGGAAGGGCTGTACCGCGGGCCACGGCGTCTGTGGCGTCGGGTCCGTCTCCCGGACCTCGCTAGTCAACGTCGCGCTGTTCGTCGGGACGGCCATCGTCGTCGCACTCGGTGTCGCAGCGATGGGGGTGACGCCCTGA